One Erinaceus europaeus chromosome 5, mEriEur2.1, whole genome shotgun sequence genomic window carries:
- the LOC132538611 gene encoding zinc finger protein 709-like isoform X1, translated as MDPVFLGCCFSLLFSQCCSHHLPTWTLERRLEQVQTGRDICSVTYEDVTVIFTQEEWALLNSSEKKLYRNVMWENFRNFMLIGKLQEDYSNKEQYNHQASKSNRVKISEAKEQSQNGGKPQESEVYNKVFTYSSQHKKHKRTLIGKKHYECKQCSKTFHESSALQTHERIHSGEKPYECKQCSKTFCQTSALQRHERTHSGEKPYECKQCRKTFSCSNHLQTHERTHSGEKPYECEQCRKTFICSSHLRIHERTHSGEKPYECKQCRKTFSRSSHLRIHERTHSGEKPYECEQCRKTFSCSSHLRIHERTHSGEKPYECKQCRKTFSRSSHLRIHERTHSGEKPYECEQCRKTFSCSSSLRTHERMHRGEKPYECKQCRKAFSCSSHLRTHESTHSGEKPYGCKQCRKTFSQSSHLRRHERIHSVEKPYVCKQCSKTFSCSSALQRHERTHSGEKF; from the exons TGCTcggtgacctatgaagatgtaacagtgatattcactcaagaagagtgggcactattaaattcttcagagaagaaactctacagaaatGTGATGTGGGAAAACTTCAGAAACTTTATGTTGATAG GAAAGTTACAAGAGGACTATTCCAACAAAGAGCAGTATAACCACCAAGCAAGTAAAAG TAATAGAGTGAAAATCTCTGAGGCCAAAGAACAAAGTCAAAATGGTGGGAAGCCTCAAGAATCTGAAGTATACAACAAAGTATTCACTTATTCCAGTCAAcataaaaaacacaaaagaactCTCATTGGGAAGAAacactatgaatgtaaacaatgtagcaaAACATtccatgaatccagtgctcttcagacacatgaaagaattcacagtggagagaaaccctatgaatgtaaacagtgtagtaaaacattctgtCAAACCAGTGCTCTTCaaagacatgaaagaactcacagtggagagaaaccctatgaatgtaaacagtgtaggaaaacattcagttgttccaatcatcttcagacacatgaaagaacgcatagtggagagaaaccgtATGAATGTgaacaatgtaggaaaacattcatttgttccagtcatcttcggatacatgaaagaacacatagtggagagaaaccctatgaatgtaaacagtgtaggaaaacattcagtcgatccagtcatcttcggatacatgaaagaacgcatagtggagagaaaccctatgaatgtgaacaatgtaggaaaacattcagttgttccagtcatcttcggatacatgaaagaacgcatagtggagagaaaccctatgaatgtaaacaatgtaggaaaacattcagtcgatccagtcatcttcggatacatgaaagaacgcatagtggagagaaaccctatgaatgtgaacaatgtaggaaaacattcagttgttccagttctcttcggacacatgaaagaatgcacagaggagagaagccctatgaatgtaaacaatgtaggaaagcattcagttgttccagtcatcttcggacacatgaaagtacacacagtggagagaagccctatggatgtaaacaatgtaggaaaacattcagtcaatccagtcatcttcggagacatgaaagaattcatagtgTAGAAAAACCCTAtgtatgtaaacaatgtagtaaaacattcagttgttccagtgctcttcagagacatgaaagaactcataGTGGAGAGAAGTTCTAG
- the LOC132538611 gene encoding zinc finger protein 709-like isoform X2, producing MIVSQCSVTYEDVTVIFTQEEWALLNSSEKKLYRNVMWENFRNFMLIGKLQEDYSNKEQYNHQASKSNRVKISEAKEQSQNGGKPQESEVYNKVFTYSSQHKKHKRTLIGKKHYECKQCSKTFHESSALQTHERIHSGEKPYECKQCSKTFCQTSALQRHERTHSGEKPYECKQCRKTFSCSNHLQTHERTHSGEKPYECEQCRKTFICSSHLRIHERTHSGEKPYECKQCRKTFSRSSHLRIHERTHSGEKPYECEQCRKTFSCSSHLRIHERTHSGEKPYECKQCRKTFSRSSHLRIHERTHSGEKPYECEQCRKTFSCSSSLRTHERMHRGEKPYECKQCRKAFSCSSHLRTHESTHSGEKPYGCKQCRKTFSQSSHLRRHERIHSVEKPYVCKQCSKTFSCSSALQRHERTHSGEKF from the exons ATGATAGTTTCTCAG TGCTcggtgacctatgaagatgtaacagtgatattcactcaagaagagtgggcactattaaattcttcagagaagaaactctacagaaatGTGATGTGGGAAAACTTCAGAAACTTTATGTTGATAG GAAAGTTACAAGAGGACTATTCCAACAAAGAGCAGTATAACCACCAAGCAAGTAAAAG TAATAGAGTGAAAATCTCTGAGGCCAAAGAACAAAGTCAAAATGGTGGGAAGCCTCAAGAATCTGAAGTATACAACAAAGTATTCACTTATTCCAGTCAAcataaaaaacacaaaagaactCTCATTGGGAAGAAacactatgaatgtaaacaatgtagcaaAACATtccatgaatccagtgctcttcagacacatgaaagaattcacagtggagagaaaccctatgaatgtaaacagtgtagtaaaacattctgtCAAACCAGTGCTCTTCaaagacatgaaagaactcacagtggagagaaaccctatgaatgtaaacagtgtaggaaaacattcagttgttccaatcatcttcagacacatgaaagaacgcatagtggagagaaaccgtATGAATGTgaacaatgtaggaaaacattcatttgttccagtcatcttcggatacatgaaagaacacatagtggagagaaaccctatgaatgtaaacagtgtaggaaaacattcagtcgatccagtcatcttcggatacatgaaagaacgcatagtggagagaaaccctatgaatgtgaacaatgtaggaaaacattcagttgttccagtcatcttcggatacatgaaagaacgcatagtggagagaaaccctatgaatgtaaacaatgtaggaaaacattcagtcgatccagtcatcttcggatacatgaaagaacgcatagtggagagaaaccctatgaatgtgaacaatgtaggaaaacattcagttgttccagttctcttcggacacatgaaagaatgcacagaggagagaagccctatgaatgtaaacaatgtaggaaagcattcagttgttccagtcatcttcggacacatgaaagtacacacagtggagagaagccctatggatgtaaacaatgtaggaaaacattcagtcaatccagtcatcttcggagacatgaaagaattcatagtgTAGAAAAACCCTAtgtatgtaaacaatgtagtaaaacattcagttgttccagtgctcttcagagacatgaaagaactcataGTGGAGAGAAGTTCTAG